One window of Triticum dicoccoides isolate Atlit2015 ecotype Zavitan chromosome 5A, WEW_v2.0, whole genome shotgun sequence genomic DNA carries:
- the LOC119303937 gene encoding heavy metal-associated isoprenylated plant protein 39-like yields MSAKKIVVKLELHDNKDKQKAMKAVSVLVGIDAISMDLASRKMTVIGTVDPVDVVSKLRKGWAAYIESVGPAKEPEKKEEKKEEAKKEGGDGAKKEGGDGGDAKKEGDGKKDGDGKKDGDGKKEEGDGKKDGDGKKDGDKKEEGDGKKDDQKKPAAVAPLPYPHHMPLPHHMPPPYMFNADYMMNQYRPAPPAYPPPYVPPQHYYVRNMSMEENPNSCVIC; encoded by the exons ATGTCGGCCAAG AAGATCGTGGTGAAGCTGGAGCTCCATGACAACAAGGACAAGCAGAAGGCCATGAAGGCCGTCTCCGTGCTCGTCG GCATCGACGCCATATCCATGGACCTGGCGTCGCGCAAGATGACGGTGATCGGCACGGTGGACCCGGTGGACGTGGTGAGCAAGCTGCGCAAGGGCTGGGCGGCCTACATCGAGTCCGTCGGCCCGGCCAAGGAGCCcgagaagaaagaggagaagaaggaggaggccAAGAAGGAAGGCGGCGACGGGGCCAAGAAggaaggcggcgacggcggcgacgccaAGAAGGAAGGCGACGGCAAGAAGGACGGCGACGGGAAGAAGGACGGCGATGGCAAGAAGGAGGAGGGCGACGGCAAGAAGGACGGCGACGGGAAGAAGGACGGCGACAAGAAGGAGGAGGGCGACGGCAAGAAGGACGACCAGAAGAAGCCCGCCGCCGTGGCCCCGCTGCCGTACCCGCACCACATGCCGCTGCCGCACCACATGCCGCCGCCCTACATGTTCAACGCCGACTACATGATGAACCAGTACCGGCCGGCGCCGCCGGCCTACCCGCCGCCGTACGTGCCGCCGCAGCACTACTACGTGCGGAACATGAGCATGGAGGAGAACCCAAACTCGTGCGTCATCTGCTAA